Part of the Mastacembelus armatus chromosome 6, fMasArm1.2, whole genome shotgun sequence genome, AGCTAGCTAACGCTGGGTAACAGTGTGTCGCCTTACTTTATTTAATTGCTGATATTAGCATTAGTtagttttaattatattttcagttGCTATTAGCCCAGAGTAGCTTGAACAAAAACAATAGTTTAatgctagctagctaacgttgGCACTGAAGCGTTAGCACTAATACTACTTAGCTGGCTAAGAACTAATAACTAACTAGCTAATAATAAGCTATAATAATTAGTATTTGTATGTTAACTACTGGGGTTTTATTAAGTTAGCCAAGTTGGGaaatatatttagcattttaactGCTGTTTTACACCCACGGTCTAAACGTTAGCTAGCTGTTAACTGTTAACCATGTGTTCGAAGCTGCTAACTTCATCAGACCCCACAGAAATACAGCTTAATAAATATAGTTTAGCTAATACGTTTAGTTGCCGCATCGGGGCTTCTGAGATGTGTCTCATTGTCTGGGCCAGCTTGGCTGCTCTGGCCAGTTCAAACAGTAAACACCATACTTTAGCTAGTGTTTCAGTTGTGTGGTCTAATTAAATAAAGGCCAAAGCCAAGTAACAGAGacttaacatttcattttactaaCAAAATTTAAATTGACACCtagatacatttttattagaagaccaaatctaaaatgaaattaaaatcaggtgccacagataacactAGTGGAAACAAGAAGATCAAGTTAATGTGTAGGATGGAGATTGTATCTCATTATGTATGATCACGTAACGTTGCAAGAATCTACATGTCTAAATTATAACGTTAGCTACAAAAGCAGACTTGCATAACATTGGTGTTTTTTCTGATGAACTTCTTTTGTATATAGTTTCCAAAAAGTTAAAAGACAGGCCTAGGCAGTAGCATTGAGGAGAAAGGACTCAGAGCCATGTGACTGCTCAGTTGTCTACAGCTGTCACTAGAAGACTGACAGGACTGGACTGACAACATGCTAAAAGGCAGGAGGCGTCCCATTATGTTGTGCATTTCCAGTACAATTGGCAAAGTGTTTCTATACAGATGCAGTGATTTATTGGTGCTTTTCAGTTGTACACAACagtgacatttatttaacagcatGTGTAAAAGATGTAtagttgtgttaaaatgtgttggcccctttcctgatttcttattttttgcatgtttgtcacactttgtttcagatcatcaaactaatttaaatattagtcaaagttaacaagtaaacacatcatgcagtttttaaatgaaggtttttggtattaagggaaaacaaaatccaaaactacatggccctgtgtgaaaaagcgTTTGCCCCCTGAACCTAATAACTAGCTGGGCAGCaacccttagcagcaacaactgcaatcaagcatttgcgataacttgcaatgagtctgttacagtgctgtggaggaattttggcccactcatctttgcagaattgtaattcagccacattggaggattttcgagcatgaaccacctttttaaggtcatgccacagcatctcaattggattcaggtcaggactttgactaggccactccaaagtctatattttgtttttcttcagccattcataGGTAGACTTGCTGGtttgttttggatcattgtcctgctgcagaacccaagttcacttcagcttgaggtcacgaacagatggccgggcattctccttcaggattttttcgTAGACAGAATTCATagttccatttatcacagcaagtcttccaggtcctgaagcagcaaaacagccctagaccatcacactaccaccaccatattttactgttggtatgatgttctttttctgaaatgctaGGTTACTTGTACGCCAGACGTAATgagacacacaccttccaaaaagttcaacttttgtctcgtcagtccacagagtattttcccaaaaggcttggggatcatcaagatgttttctggcaaaactgagacaagcctttatgttctttttgctcagcagcggttttcgtcttggaactctgccatgcagaccatttttgcccagtctcttcttatggtggagtcatgaacagtgaccttaactgaggcaagtgaggcctgcagttctttggatggtgttgtggggtcttttgtggCCTCTTGGAAGtgtcgtcgctgcgctcttggggtaattttggacggccggccactcctgggaaggttctccgctgttccatgttttcgccatatgtagataatggctctcactgtggttcgctgtagtcccaaagctttagaaatcgctttataaccttttccagactgacagatctcaattactttctttctcttatgtttttgaatttctttggatctcaaCATGATGTCtagcaaacactttttcacacagggttATGTacttttggattttgttttcccttaataataaaaaccttcatttaaaaactgcatgatgtgtttacttgtgttatctttgactaatatttaaatttgtttgatatCTGAAACaacaagtgtgacaaacatgctaaaaaaaaaagaaatcaggaagggggccaacactttttcacaccactgtataacACCTCATGCAGCAtctaaatgtattcatttatgaTCTAACACTGTTATTTTTAGCTAAATTACTACCTACCATTCATGTAGTTGCTAACCAACCCAATTCTATtcaatagtttatttttttgactGTATATAAATGACCACCATTTGTTAAGTAGCTAACTCTAGGAAGCACTTCAGGATAGACCTAATCCTAAAGTATATTATTCAGATGTCGAGAGATTAATTAAACTTTAAGGATCGCAAAGCTCatgttttcattctgtcagGTGTAAATCACTATCAGTTTCTTACTGGAATCCATATTGGAGACTGCCAGCTGATGTTTGTGGAGTGAACTGCTTATGGGAATCTGCAGTTAGGTATGCCTGATTTTGTGCATCTTTATAAAAGATACcaattatgttttaataatccttgtatttccattttcaccTTTCAGCTTCCTGGTTCCACAGATCAAACAAAAGACCAGCTCTATTGCTGCCTTCTCAGTATGCCTTGTGACTATTTTTGTACTATATAAGTACAAGGATTTCTTAGAAATCAAGCATGCTGACAACTCAGACAGTGGCAGCACTTTAAATTAATCTGTAAAGCCACCTCTTGATTTTGAGTGCATAAAGGCTGTGTTAATCTGGAAATATAtctttttggggggtttttgtgttgttattttaactgttaaTATGTGTTATACTTTTCAAAGCCTCAGTGTTATTACTACAGTGGCAAAAGGAATGACAGTACAGATCTTGGTGCATTGTTGTCTGTCTTGCAGCTGTATGATCTGTAGTGGGCTTGCCATTCTATGAAATTGACAGATAAAAATGGACAATTGCCAAAGTAGTCCCTCAAAAGTGTGACTAATTACATGTATGATTTCCAGACTTATAAGTAGTAGTTTACCAGGAGCACTTAGAGGCAGTACAAAGCATGAGTGAGAGTCCTGTTCTACATCCCATCATTAATGAGAGCTCCAGCCCTACAGGGTTGAGTACAGGTCAGCTGAACCTGCTGATATCTTCATTGCTTTGTTCTCCCCTGCAATTGTCACTGAATCCATGTTgctgtaaaaactaaaaaccgGGTTTAAACACTGATTCGTTTAACTCTCTTTTGACTTGTAGAGAGAGGTCATTTTCTGCAGTCAAGGAAAATAGTGATGAGAGGAGTCACCTGGCTGTGGTGGCCTGTGGCCCCAGGTTAGAGGAGACTCTCACCATGTTGAAATCTGCTGTTCTCTTCAGCAAAAAACCTCTGCACTTTTACATCTTTGCTGAAGATGATCTACATGACAGTTTCAGAAATGCTGTAAGTGTCTTGTTCTCCTTCCCATTAACACCAAAACATTGATGCCTTTgcgtatttatttattgcctgTACACAGCTTCTTAAGTAAGGACTAGATTTATGTAATGATTTCTATCATGTCTGTGCTAATCTTTAAAAGCTGGAGTCCTGGCCCAGGACAGTTCAGACCAAGTTTACCTTCAAAATCTACCCCATCACTTTTCCTAAGGAGAATGCCAAGGAGTGGAAGAAGCTCTTCAAACCTTGTGCATCTCAGAGACTCTTCCTACCAGTAGGACTTGAGTGATCTcctatacatacagtatgatatGTAAGAGTTAAAAATTTGCACCATATTATAACAAATTTGTTGTCTTATCTTCAGCTGATTCTGAAGGATGTGGATTCTTTGGTCTACGTGGACACAGATATCCTGTTTCTGCAGCCAGTAGAGGACATCTGGTCCCTCTTTTCTCAGTTCAATTCAAGCCACTTAGCTGCCATGGCTCCAGAGCATGAGGAGCCACGCATAGGCTGGTACAATCGCTTTGCCCGCCACCCTTATTATGGCAAGACGGGCATCAACTCAGGTGTCATGCTCATGAACATGACACGACTCAGGGAAAAAATTTTTAAGGTACAGTATGCTGAAAGTATCCATTGGTATCTTGTCAGTTAAACATACCAGTGTATCatggaaaagacaaaataccCAAATATCCccaaatacagtatgtaataattgaacttttttatttgcatatataaatatttttcacatgCCTTCAGTTTCTGTGTTGATGCAATCTTGACCACTCGTTTAATGTAGGCTACCTCAATGTTAATAGGCCATATCACGTTTGATATTTGTTGTGAAGAATGGAGGAATGTAACATTTTCTGTACCAACATTTTTATGTTCAGTCCATACCTGGAGCATTTAGTGTGGCAATTTTTGATATTGCAAAATAGAACTAGCTGTACTAACAAGATTGACCACTTGAGGTCACTCTTGTAATTCCTTTCAGTCATCAAAATGAACACTAGTTTGACAGAACAGTTATGTTGAGTTACTGTGAAGTCTAGAGAAAAGAATTCATTTTCCAGAATTACAGGAGTCTGATTTTCTGATGCAATATAGTATAAATGTTCTCTGATTGCTGTATTTTGTCCTTATAGAATGACATGACACCAGTGGCATTGCAATGGGAGGAAATTTTGATGCCACTTCTCCAGAAGTATAAACTCAATATTACCTGGGGTGACCAGGACCTTCTTAATATCATATTTCATCATAATCCAGGTTTGTATAACAATACAATTTGGAGTTATGAATATTGCATTAGTTCAATATACAAACAAGAGTGCACTGAAGATGTTTGTTGTAGTTTTGGACATTTACTATCAAACTAACAAAGATTTGATTTggtgtgtaaatgtttcttaTTAAATAATCCCAGTTATTTAAAATCCTCATTAACCCAACCATGTGccccactgtgctgcagaaagcTTGTATGTGTTTCCCTGCCAGTGGAACTACCGTCCAGACCACTGTATTTATGGCAGCAACTGTCAACAGGCTGAACACGAAGGTGTCTTCGTTCTCCATGGTAATAGAGGAGTCTACCATGATGACAAACAGCCTGCGTTTCGAGCTGTCTATGAGGCCATCCGGAAGGTAGAGACTGCATCACTAActaaaattcagtgttttttcctGAGGACTATATGGTCCAGTAAAAAAGATGGTATTTGCTTAAAGGTCCAAAGTTTgataatttaaaagtagaattgtgtatatttattcttCCAGAAAGCTGAATTAAGAGTATTCCAGACACAGCCTGTTGGAAAATGTGAAGCAAAGTAATGTTTGAAAGGCTTTGTTTATTCTAGTAAGGAGTGATTCTTTTTATAGACTGTCTTTCTAGTGCCTATATATCTTTAGAGTGCAGTTTTGTGGGAAGACCAGACTATTTGGAGAAACATTTACTAGTCATTACATTATCAATAGGTACTCCAGGCCATTCCTTTTCTCCTATGGATGCTTCAGTCCACCAGTGCTTAATCAATAGGCTGTTAAACATTTCCGTCATCCTGTGGTAGCCTTTCTAAACCAGACAAATTGGCTCCACCCAGCTTCCACCATTGGAATGGTTGCTTTAGATGGTGTCAGCTGTAAGACTGATATTCATGAAGTGCATTGCAGAAAGGCATTTATTGTAATGTTTCTGTCAGTTCAGAACAGGTCAAAAGAAGtcatcactttaaaaaaaaaaaaaaaaaaaaagctgccaccaatctgtgtttttttgtttttgtttgttttgttttgtttttgccaacCAATCCTATTATAAGACCAAAATCAacagcacatttttctgtttctcaatACTTGCCCCAAGATCAGTCATGAAGGCATAGATCTGTAAGAATGGGTCACGTATGTATACTTggagtttttaaaaagtcaaaataatttCTTAGTTGTGTAGTCAAACCCTgtgtaaaaatcaaaacattttcaggatGGTAGCATTCTTAAGTTGGTACGACATCCAACAGAACCCTGCCagcaaaaaaaagaagtcaggacttgtattaaaaaaaaatatgacaccTGTCTGATTTACTTTAAATGCTGTTCAGCTTTTAGAGGTTTCCAACACATCCATCATCAGTGAGCAAGCAAGTCAGACAGAGAGCTCTCTCAGTGCTGCACTGGCAGCTCACTTCCGATCTGCTCTTGTCGATTTCAGCACACCAGTCAACATGCAAGCAGCAATTGGGGGAGCAAGGGAAGCTTCATTAGCTGGTCTCCATCCATTACCGCCACAGGGCCCTGCCTGGCCGCTATCAGAGCGGGCAATGTTCTCAGCCATTAAGTAAACGAGCAGGCTTCATTATGGGGCACTCGGCCCTCATGCCTCCATCAGTCTCtccaacagcacaaacacacatacagaatcCAAGACAGCATATACCAGATTCCACCTGATTTTTTGAGTGGAGGAGTGCTGTGGTTTGTTATTAGTAAGCATAAAACATGCCCTGTATTAAGTACAGGGCATGTTTAATATTAGATATAGGGCTTTATATTACAGTTAGTTTATTAGAGCAGTCCCTAGTCAAACTAAGGAGCATTTTATCCTTTGTAAATAACCTATACTCGGAAGCTTTTGTCTGCTCTTCCTGTTGCTTCAAACTCCTCAGGTCCCCACCCTTTTTTGTAGGACGGTGCCTGGAGCAGGCCATTCTTTAGGAAATTCTCATTTCTATCCCACCAAGAGCTCCTTAGCCAGGGCACCTCCCAAGGCAGGCTCTCCCAGCCAGCAGAGGAGCTTGCAATAAAGGGCACTACCATTACCCAGCCAAGCCCACAGAAGAGTTGTAAAATTTTTAGTGCTGATGCTCGTTGGAGTCATCATGATGGCTGTGTGGACAACGCA contains:
- the gxylt1a gene encoding glucoside xylosyltransferase 1 isoform X1; this encodes MRCYFHAFLLCTVFTFFSLLYVFSQLASTLEHRDEWNLKEQIPERSSHDTGHLLRERPGLAGPRDREEELDRCKSLSVSYWNPYWRLPADVCGVNCLWESAVRERSFSAVKENSDERSHLAVVACGPRLEETLTMLKSAVLFSKKPLHFYIFAEDDLHDSFRNALESWPRTVQTKFTFKIYPITFPKENAKEWKKLFKPCASQRLFLPLILKDVDSLVYVDTDILFLQPVEDIWSLFSQFNSSHLAAMAPEHEEPRIGWYNRFARHPYYGKTGINSGVMLMNMTRLREKIFKNDMTPVALQWEEILMPLLQKYKLNITWGDQDLLNIIFHHNPESLYVFPCQWNYRPDHCIYGSNCQQAEHEGVFVLHGNRGVYHDDKQPAFRAVYEAIRKYPFGENMETSLLQPLEESLLTTTHTYCGRASHLLTKRLKQSVMSVQQDITWRR
- the gxylt1a gene encoding glucoside xylosyltransferase 1 isoform X4 is translated as MRCYFHAFLLCTVFTFFSLLYVFSQLASTLEHRDEWNLKEQIPERSSHDTGHLLRERPGLAGPRDREEELDRCKSLSVSYWNPYWRLPADVCGVNCLWESAVRERSFSAVKENSDERSHLAVVACGPRLEETLTMLKSAVLFSKKPLHFYIFAEDDLHDSFRNALESWPRTVQTKFTFKIYPITFPKENAKEWKKLFKPCASQRLFLPLILKDVDSLVYVDTDILFLQPVEDIWSLFSQFNSSHLAAMAPEHEEPRIGWYNRFARHPYYGKTGINSGVMLMNMTRLREKIFKNDMTPVALQWEEILMPLLQKYKLNITWGDQDLLNIIFHHNPESLYVFPCQWNYRPDHCIYGSNCQQAEHEGVFVLHGNRGVYHDDKQPAFRAVYEAIRKNVHIFLVITVPVW
- the gxylt1a gene encoding glucoside xylosyltransferase 1 isoform X2, whose amino-acid sequence is MRCYFHAFLLCTVFTFFSLLYVFSQLASTLEHRDEWNLKEQIPERSSHDTGHLLRERPGLAGPRDREEELDRCKSLSVSYWNPYWRLPADVCGVNCLWESAVRERSFSAVKENSDERSHLAVVACGPRLEETLTMLKSAVLFSKKPLHFYIFAEDDLHDSFRNALESWPRTVQTKFTFKIYPITFPKENAKEWKKLFKPCASQRLFLPLILKDVDSLVYVDTDILFLQPVEDIWSLFSQFNSSHLAAMAPEHEEPRIGWYNRFARHPYYGKTGINSGVMLMNMTRLREKIFKNDMTPVALQWEEILMPLLQKYKLNITWGDQDLLNIIFHHNPESLYVFPCQWNYRPDHCIYGSNCQQAEHEGVFVLHGNRGVYHDDKQPAFRAVYEAIRKHTSQHASSNWGSKGSFISWSPSITATGPCLAAIRAGNVLSH
- the gxylt1a gene encoding glucoside xylosyltransferase 1 isoform X3; the protein is MRCYFHAFLLCTVFTFFSLLYVFSQLASTLEHRDEWNLKEQIPERSSHDTGHLLRERPGLAGPRDREEELDRERSFSAVKENSDERSHLAVVACGPRLEETLTMLKSAVLFSKKPLHFYIFAEDDLHDSFRNALESWPRTVQTKFTFKIYPITFPKENAKEWKKLFKPCASQRLFLPLILKDVDSLVYVDTDILFLQPVEDIWSLFSQFNSSHLAAMAPEHEEPRIGWYNRFARHPYYGKTGINSGVMLMNMTRLREKIFKNDMTPVALQWEEILMPLLQKYKLNITWGDQDLLNIIFHHNPESLYVFPCQWNYRPDHCIYGSNCQQAEHEGVFVLHGNRGVYHDDKQPAFRAVYEAIRKYPFGENMETSLLQPLEESLLTTTHTYCGRASHLLTKRLKQSVMSVQQDITWRR